The following is a genomic window from Candidatus Schekmanbacteria bacterium.
TTAAATTAAAAGAAGGGATTTATATAACTAAAAAATATTTCTTTTTCAATAAGTTAAAATGAGGTGAATAAGATGAGCATAATAACTATCTCGAAGGAATTTGCAAGTGGTGGACGGAAAATCGCAGAGCTTGTTGCCGAGAAGCTTTCCTTCTCCTATTTCGATAGAGAGATTGTCAAGGAAGTTGCTTTGAAGTCAAAGGTTCCAGAAATAGCTGTAGAAGAATATGACCAAGACCACTACAATGCTATGCGTGTATTCTTTTCACGAGTTATCGACCCTGTGTTGAGTAGTGCTCGATATAAAAATTTAACGATAGCAACAGGTGGAGACGGTGATAAAGAAAGACGAAGAAGAAAACGATTCAAACCTTATGAATGTGAAGTTTATGGATGGCTCGACAGTGATATTTTCAGAGAGATGATAGAATCTTTTTTATGCGAGTTGGTTGAAAAAAGTAATGCAGTAGTTGTAGGCAGAGGAGCCCAATGTATTTTGAAGGATTATACAAATGTTTTACATGTCCGAATCGTAGCCCCTTTGGATTACAGGATTAAACGGGCAATAGAAGAAAAAAAGATTTCTGAAAAGGAAGCTAAAAATACGATTTTAGAAATTGATAAAAGACGACAGACTTACATTCGGCATTCATATGGTGTAGATTGGAACGACCCGACTCTTTACCATCTCGTAATCAATACAGGCAGAATCGATATAGAATCTGCCGCTGATCTTATCGTAGCTACCTATAAAGAATTTTTTAAAATTTAAACAAGTTATTTAACTACTTCCTGATTTTTTAGATGCCCTTAGAATTAGATATGTAATCAAGATGCCAGCAGTGAATGCTATAATAAATATTACAATGATAGGTACGTCTTCACTTGAAGTTTTTATTTCAGCGCTGTTGTGAAGATTTCTTGCCATTTCAACTTCCATAGTTTTGAGTGAAATAACTGGTGTCTGCATCTGATATTTTAATACATTTTCAATTTTATATTTCTTCAACCCCTTTGGTTTCTTAAACTCAAAGGTTTCCTTCCTCGCTTCCTTTGGGGCAATTCTATTGTCACTTACTACTCTTGTTGCATAGAAGAAGATATCTTTTATATTGTCTAAAATTTTGCCAGTCTCGTCTGCTAGAACTTTTTGATATATTCTGGATTGGGAAGCGATTACATCATCTTTTTCGTTCAATAGGTTGACTTCAAGAATTATCTTTCGTGTGGGAATTCCAGTTGGAATTTTATGCCCCGATTCTCTGTTTAGAACGGTAGTGTTGACAACGATTTTATCTCCCAAATCTTCAACTTTTGAAGAAAGTGTTGCGGCTTTATTTAGTTTTATTTGCGAATGTCCGCCAAAAACCGAATGGTCTCTAGCAAAATTGTTTGTCTTTTTTACATCTTGATTTACATCATAGATGCCGAACATTTCTGGCATATGACAGTTTTGACACTTAATTCCTTCTTTGCTGTATGAGCTTTCAGACCATTCTGAATAGGTGCCGAGAATGGTTACTCCATTTTTCCCCTTCATTTCATGACAGGCGCCGCATATTTTTGCTGTCCTATGTACTTTAGATTCCTTTATTTTGTGTGCAGGGGAAGTGATATT
Proteins encoded in this region:
- a CDS encoding cytidylate kinase-like family protein produces the protein MSIITISKEFASGGRKIAELVAEKLSFSYFDREIVKEVALKSKVPEIAVEEYDQDHYNAMRVFFSRVIDPVLSSARYKNLTIATGGDGDKERRRRKRFKPYECEVYGWLDSDIFREMIESFLCELVEKSNAVVVGRGAQCILKDYTNVLHVRIVAPLDYRIKRAIEEKKISEKEAKNTILEIDKRRQTYIRHSYGVDWNDPTLYHLVINTGRIDIESAADLIVATYKEFFKI